A genome region from Gammaproteobacteria bacterium includes the following:
- the arsC gene encoding arsenate reductase (glutaredoxin) (This arsenate reductase requires both glutathione and glutaredoxin to convert arsenate to arsenite, after which the efflux transporter formed by ArsA and ArsB can extrude the arsenite from the cell, providing resistance.), with protein sequence MPITIYHNPRCSKSRATLALLHEHGHSPEIIEYLKSPPDSSTLRTLANKLGLPLSDIVRTGEKEFKDNNLTNADDDTLASAISEHPILLQRPIVVSGDQAAIGRPPEAVLAIL encoded by the coding sequence ATGCCAATCACCATCTATCACAACCCTCGCTGTTCAAAATCCAGAGCAACCCTGGCGCTCCTGCACGAACATGGTCATTCTCCTGAAATTATCGAGTATTTGAAGTCACCCCCCGATAGTTCAACGCTGCGTACGCTCGCGAACAAGCTGGGGCTGCCTCTATCTGACATAGTCCGTACCGGAGAAAAGGAATTCAAAGACAACAACCTAACCAATGCGGATGATGACACACTGGCAAGCGCAATAAGCGAACACCCGATCTTGCTGCAGCGGCCGATCGTTGTATCCGGCGACCAGGCAGCCATAGGTCGCCCGCCCGAAGCCGTACTCGCCATTCTCTGA
- the purM gene encoding phosphoribosylformylglycinamidine cyclo-ligase translates to MSSKEKSRLSYRSAGVNIDAGDNLVERLKPLVSRTRREGWITGIGGFGGLFELPVERYQAPVLVSGVDGVGTKLKLAIEMDRHDTIGIDLVAMCVNDVIVCGAEPLYFLDYFATSVLSEDLAESVISGIARGCEIAGAALIGGETAEMPAMYREGDYDLAGFCVGVVEKSKIIDGSTVRAGDQVLGLASSGVHSNGYSLIHAVRERSQATLTDAFGQQTLGESLLAPTRIYASSINRLLKNIPVKGMAHVTGGGLGGNVSRIMPQGLQAQIDSTAWQRPAIFDWIQTQGDIEETEMLRTFNCGIGMVVIVARGDVANAQVLLEETGENITVIGEVRHGPHGAIVE, encoded by the coding sequence ATGTCGAGCAAAGAAAAAAGTCGTCTAAGCTATCGGAGCGCGGGTGTCAACATTGACGCTGGAGACAACCTGGTTGAACGGCTCAAGCCACTCGTGTCACGCACCCGGCGAGAAGGTTGGATAACCGGTATCGGGGGATTTGGTGGGCTTTTCGAACTTCCTGTTGAACGATACCAAGCGCCCGTTCTGGTGTCGGGAGTCGACGGGGTGGGTACAAAACTCAAACTCGCAATCGAAATGGATCGGCACGACACTATCGGTATCGATCTGGTCGCTATGTGTGTCAATGACGTCATCGTCTGTGGTGCCGAACCACTTTATTTTCTCGACTACTTTGCAACTTCTGTTCTTTCAGAAGATCTGGCGGAATCAGTCATCTCTGGAATCGCCCGGGGCTGCGAAATCGCAGGTGCCGCACTGATTGGGGGTGAAACCGCAGAAATGCCGGCCATGTACCGCGAGGGCGACTATGATCTGGCCGGTTTCTGTGTGGGCGTTGTCGAAAAATCGAAGATTATCGACGGCAGCACGGTTCGTGCAGGTGATCAGGTCCTGGGACTCGCAAGCTCTGGTGTTCATTCAAATGGTTATTCTCTAATCCACGCCGTACGAGAACGATCCCAGGCGACGCTCACTGATGCTTTTGGCCAGCAGACACTCGGGGAGTCACTGCTGGCGCCAACCCGAATCTACGCCAGTTCAATCAATCGTCTACTGAAGAATATCCCAGTTAAGGGAATGGCTCACGTTACCGGCGGTGGATTGGGCGGTAACGTGAGTCGAATCATGCCTCAGGGCCTGCAGGCTCAGATAGATTCAACAGCCTGGCAACGTCCTGCGATTTTTGACTGGATCCAGACCCAAGGTGATATCGAAGAAACTGAAATGCTGCGAACCTTTAATTGTGGCATCGGTATGGTGGTAATCGTCGCTCGGGGCGACGTTGCCAACGCCCAAGTTCTGCTGGAGGAAACGGGAGAAAACATCACGGTCATCGGTGAGGTGAGACATGGCCCGCACGGTGCGATCGTTGAGTAA
- a CDS encoding LysM peptidoglycan-binding domain-containing protein, protein MNNPFSAVRILLAVFAIVFVVSGCTTAKPTEAEAGVATAAAPAPSTDTSADSDTSAESTDDSASDSSASSGSTGPAPISRYIVQSGDHLWGISGQAQVYGDSYQWPLLYKRNRDDIYDPDLIYPGQVLHIDREASEQQIQLAIDHAKTRGAWALGVVEKADIDYLMLAL, encoded by the coding sequence ATGAACAATCCCTTCAGCGCAGTTCGAATCCTCCTTGCGGTGTTCGCCATTGTTTTTGTAGTGAGTGGTTGTACCACTGCGAAGCCGACAGAAGCCGAGGCGGGAGTTGCTACAGCTGCCGCGCCAGCGCCGTCCACCGACACTTCCGCTGATTCCGACACCAGCGCCGAGTCGACGGATGATTCTGCTAGTGACAGCAGTGCCTCTTCAGGCAGTACCGGACCTGCACCGATCAGTCGTTACATTGTTCAGTCGGGCGATCATCTGTGGGGAATCTCTGGACAGGCACAGGTTTATGGTGATTCCTACCAGTGGCCTCTGCTGTACAAACGAAATCGCGACGACATCTACGATCCCGACTTGATCTATCCGGGCCAGGTGTTGCATATCGACCGAGAGGCCAGTGAGCAGCAGATTCAGCTGGCGATAGACCACGCAAAAACCCGCGGAGCATGGGCTCTAGGCGTGGTTGAGAAGGCAGATATTGACTACTTGATGTTGGCTCTTTAA
- the aprB gene encoding adenylyl-sulfate reductase subunit beta: protein MPTFVYMTRCDGCGHCVDICPSDIMHIDKTYRRAYNIEPNMCWECYACVKACPQNAIDVRGYADFAPLGHSVRVLREEPKATISWKIKFRDGREKNFVSPIRTTEWGSIPSPAELPVPSAEDFHSQELAHEPDALNVANGLPALRSDQLKQGLI from the coding sequence ATGCCAACATTTGTTTATATGACTCGTTGCGATGGCTGCGGACATTGTGTCGACATATGTCCTTCCGACATTATGCACATCGATAAAACTTATCGTCGTGCCTATAACATCGAGCCCAATATGTGCTGGGAGTGTTATGCCTGCGTAAAGGCCTGTCCGCAAAACGCGATTGACGTGCGTGGTTATGCCGATTTTGCCCCACTCGGCCACAGCGTGCGAGTACTCCGGGAAGAACCCAAGGCCACAATTTCCTGGAAGATCAAGTTTCGCGACGGCCGCGAAAAGAATTTCGTCTCACCGATTCGCACCACGGAATGGGGCTCGATCCCGTCACCGGCTGAACTCCCAGTACCTAGTGCTGAAGACTTTCATTCACAAGAACTGGCCCACGAACCGGATGCGCTTAATGTCGCTAACGGATTGCCAGCGTTGAGATCCGATCAACTCAAGCAGGGGCTGATCTGA
- the lgt gene encoding prolipoprotein diacylglyceryl transferase produces the protein MLTYPSIDPVVFAVGPITVYWYGVMYLIGFLGGGALGVLRARASGSTWSSQQVWDLLFYVAVGVIVGGRLGYVLFYNVGYYLEHPIALLYIWSGGMSFHGGLIGACVALALYARRSGRSFLSVSDFLAPLCPLGLGAGRLGNFINEELWGRVSDVPWAMIFPSAGPLARHPSQIYEAGLEGLLLFLIIWTYSSKPRVTGSVSGLFLICYALFRFTVEFFREPDAHLGLVFLDGLSMGQLLCLPMLIAGLWLLLAGRSRQT, from the coding sequence ATGTTGACTTATCCCTCTATTGATCCGGTTGTTTTTGCTGTCGGGCCGATAACGGTCTACTGGTACGGCGTCATGTATCTGATCGGATTCCTTGGTGGTGGCGCATTGGGTGTGCTGCGTGCCCGGGCGTCCGGTTCTACGTGGTCCTCACAGCAGGTCTGGGATCTTCTGTTCTATGTGGCAGTGGGCGTGATCGTTGGCGGCCGACTCGGTTACGTCCTGTTCTATAACGTTGGTTACTATCTGGAGCATCCGATTGCGCTGCTGTATATCTGGTCGGGTGGTATGTCGTTTCATGGTGGGTTGATTGGGGCCTGTGTTGCACTCGCTCTGTACGCCAGGCGTTCCGGCCGTAGTTTCCTGTCCGTTTCGGACTTTCTGGCACCATTGTGTCCCCTGGGACTGGGTGCAGGACGGTTGGGGAACTTTATCAACGAGGAGCTTTGGGGGCGGGTGTCTGATGTGCCCTGGGCGATGATCTTTCCATCTGCAGGCCCTTTAGCGAGACACCCGTCACAGATTTATGAAGCGGGACTTGAGGGGCTGTTGCTATTTCTGATCATCTGGACCTATTCATCGAAGCCAAGGGTTACGGGAAGCGTGTCGGGACTTTTCCTCATTTGTTACGCGCTATTCCGGTTCACCGTTGAATTTTTCAGAGAACCCGATGCCCATCTTGGGCTGGTCTTTCTGGATGGACTGTCGATGGGACAACTGTTGTGTTTGCCAATGCTGATCGCAGGACTTTGGCTCTTGTTGGCTGGGCGGTCGCGTCAGACTTGA
- the purN gene encoding phosphoribosylglycinamide formyltransferase encodes MARTVRSLSKPQTSNCHLLILISGSGTNLQVIIDQCANGTIPAQVCGVISDEPQAKGIQRAKNAGIQTTVVDHHCFDDRQSFDHRLDEKIDCYRPDLVVLAGFMRILDAKLVERYYGRMLNIHPSLLPDYPGLNTHARAIADLVTEHGASVHFVTPELDAGPIVIQGRVPVLSSDTPESLAQRVHQEEYRIYPTAITWFAQGRLSIEADRVLLDDRPVDIYV; translated from the coding sequence ATGGCCCGCACGGTGCGATCGTTGAGTAAACCGCAGACCAGCAACTGTCATCTGCTGATCCTGATCAGCGGCAGTGGTACAAATCTGCAGGTCATCATCGACCAGTGTGCAAACGGCACGATACCGGCGCAGGTGTGTGGTGTAATCAGCGATGAACCTCAGGCCAAAGGTATTCAGCGCGCCAAGAACGCCGGAATCCAGACCACCGTAGTCGATCACCACTGTTTTGATGATCGCCAGTCTTTCGATCATAGACTTGACGAGAAGATCGATTGCTACCGACCGGACCTGGTGGTACTGGCCGGCTTTATGCGAATTCTCGACGCCAAGCTTGTGGAGCGGTACTACGGTCGGATGCTGAACATACATCCGTCCCTGCTACCCGATTACCCGGGCCTGAATACCCATGCACGGGCTATCGCAGATCTCGTAACTGAACACGGTGCCAGTGTGCACTTTGTTACCCCTGAACTCGACGCCGGGCCTATCGTAATACAGGGACGTGTCCCCGTGTTGTCATCAGATACACCTGAATCGCTGGCACAGCGGGTTCATCAAGAAGAATATCGAATCTACCCCACCGCCATTACCTGGTTTGCGCAAGGCCGGTTATCAATTGAAGCCGATCGCGTACTTCTGGACGATCGTCCGGTCGACATCTACGTGTGA
- a CDS encoding adenylyl-sulfate reductase → MFTSNPFAELSGFMPPAFMQTYVVIMVVLVVVGTLYDTIHKKSAKYFFKNWQKERASGARRVGGGEVVALAVRTAVVDGLMSGEFCNARRRIAHLLTMYGFLAHFITTAILVFCYPTPATPAPAIWPLIWYIGGLLICVGGYWFWFFIRVDVAAEGNSPFRIVQADLFIISLLASVTLGLIWGYVQVTGNSWANLLFALYMIATTVLFGSIPWSKFSHMFYKPAAALQNRIAEADGSRSNLPAPADKPEVFGSSRQTTQHY, encoded by the coding sequence ATGTTCACCAGCAATCCCTTTGCCGAACTTTCAGGCTTCATGCCACCAGCCTTCATGCAGACTTATGTCGTCATCATGGTAGTGCTCGTCGTGGTTGGCACGCTGTATGACACTATTCACAAAAAAAGTGCCAAGTATTTCTTTAAAAACTGGCAAAAAGAAAGAGCCAGCGGTGCGCGACGGGTCGGTGGTGGGGAAGTGGTGGCCCTGGCGGTTCGAACTGCCGTGGTCGACGGCCTAATGTCTGGCGAATTCTGTAATGCCCGGCGCAGAATTGCCCATCTCTTGACCATGTACGGCTTCCTCGCCCACTTCATTACCACAGCCATTTTGGTGTTCTGCTACCCAACGCCCGCCACACCCGCACCCGCCATCTGGCCCTTAATCTGGTATATCGGCGGTCTGCTGATTTGTGTTGGTGGCTACTGGTTTTGGTTCTTCATTCGAGTGGATGTTGCCGCTGAGGGCAATTCTCCGTTTCGCATTGTGCAGGCCGACCTGTTTATTATTTCGCTTCTCGCCAGCGTGACTTTGGGCCTGATCTGGGGGTACGTGCAGGTAACAGGAAATTCGTGGGCAAACTTGTTGTTTGCTCTATACATGATCGCTACGACGGTGCTTTTCGGATCTATTCCGTGGTCAAAGTTCTCACACATGTTCTATAAGCCAGCAGCGGCCCTGCAAAATCGTATCGCAGAAGCGGACGGTTCAAGGAGCAACTTGCCGGCTCCTGCCGATAAGCCTGAAGTTTTTGGCAGCTCCCGCCAGACAACTCAACATTATTAA
- the hda gene encoding DnaA regulatory inactivator Hda produces MTGQLNLPLRLSDSASFDNFYPIGNEEVVEVVRSVTKRANAKPSLFIHGPPGSGKSHLLQALSRLTVEEHGLNVYVPAGASGVSPDLVSQLNADTVVCLDDLEQIVGDREWEEGILELYERLNGGDGVLIVSAKQPPSLVGLDLADLATRLAAGGVYSLKSLAEPDLPQAMRFRASMRGLDLPDNVIQYLIRRLPRNSSVLFSLLDRIDKAAFSRQRRITVPFVKELEKEFFSEY; encoded by the coding sequence ATGACAGGACAACTCAACCTGCCGTTGCGACTGAGTGATTCAGCTTCGTTCGACAACTTCTACCCGATCGGAAATGAAGAGGTGGTCGAGGTTGTTCGATCGGTGACGAAACGCGCCAATGCTAAGCCATCGCTTTTCATCCATGGCCCGCCGGGCAGCGGAAAGTCGCACCTGCTGCAGGCGTTAAGCCGCCTGACGGTTGAGGAGCATGGGCTAAATGTGTATGTACCCGCTGGCGCAAGCGGTGTTAGCCCGGATCTCGTTTCCCAGCTTAATGCCGATACAGTGGTCTGCCTGGATGACTTAGAGCAGATTGTCGGGGACAGGGAGTGGGAAGAGGGTATCCTGGAACTGTATGAACGACTCAATGGCGGGGATGGCGTACTGATCGTCAGTGCCAAGCAACCCCCGTCACTGGTCGGACTTGATCTCGCTGATCTCGCGACGCGTCTTGCTGCGGGCGGGGTCTACAGTTTGAAATCACTGGCGGAACCGGACCTGCCACAGGCCATGCGTTTCAGGGCCAGCATGCGTGGTCTGGATTTGCCCGATAACGTCATCCAGTACCTTATTCGGCGGCTACCCAGAAACAGCTCTGTACTGTTCAGCCTGCTGGATCGCATCGACAAAGCCGCTTTTTCCCGCCAGCGGCGAATCACGGTACCTTTCGTCAAGGAACTTGAAAAAGAATTCTTTTCTGAGTACTGA
- a CDS encoding CDP-alcohol phosphatidyltransferase family protein, whose protein sequence is MTLLRIGAVPVLILFLREREYAIGVAIFVGAGITDGLDGWIAKKFNCVTRLGSILDPIADKVLIVSTYAVLVLLGDLPFWLLLLIVFRDVGIIGGYLILDTLHGSVPLHPSFLSKVNTVLQIILVTVVLIDRAGWVHLPWLNEFLIVLVGLTTLASGIHYVYLWFIRGTENNNSASS, encoded by the coding sequence TTGACCCTGCTTAGAATTGGTGCTGTTCCGGTACTGATTCTTTTTCTGCGGGAACGGGAGTACGCAATTGGCGTCGCTATCTTTGTCGGTGCAGGTATCACCGATGGACTCGATGGCTGGATCGCCAAGAAATTCAACTGTGTAACGCGGCTGGGATCGATTCTGGATCCCATAGCCGACAAGGTTCTGATTGTGAGCACCTACGCGGTACTGGTTCTGCTTGGCGATCTCCCGTTCTGGCTTTTGTTACTGATCGTGTTCCGCGACGTGGGCATTATTGGCGGTTACCTCATTCTCGATACGCTTCATGGTTCCGTACCCCTACACCCCAGCTTCTTGAGCAAAGTCAATACGGTTCTACAGATCATTCTCGTGACTGTTGTCCTGATAGACCGTGCTGGCTGGGTCCATCTGCCTTGGCTAAATGAATTTCTGATTGTCCTGGTGGGATTGACCACGTTGGCCAGCGGTATCCATTACGTTTATTTGTGGTTTATCCGGGGCACTGAAAACAACAATTCAGCAAGTAGCTAG
- a CDS encoding acetoacetate--CoA ligase, with translation MDSVSEILWQPSSSRIANAHITAFVRQVESRTGQSLPDYNAVHAWSVAQPCVFWECLWDFCGLPPRSPDERTVENRDHMPGARWFPDSRINFASHLLIQRADSPAMVFRSENIVRRVISHAELYGQVADIAAALRSTGVEAGDRVCAFMPNMPETVSAMLASASLGAIWSSCSPDFGVQGVLDRFGQIEPKVLFSADGYFYNGNAHDSLDKLNAIRAGLPSLEKVVVVPLVADQPDVSRITKGVLLEEFLVPADSIEFNKLPFNHPLYIMYSSGTTGVPKAIIHGAGGTLLQHLKEHRLHTDIHPGDRLFYFTTCGWMMWNWLVSGLASGAILGLYDGSPFYPDGNALFDFVSEEKMNIFGTSAKFIDAANKAGIHPTETHDLTDLRSVLSTGSPLMPEGFDYVYQSIKEDVCLSSISGGTDIVSCFVLGNPTLPVRRGEIQCKGLGMQVEVRGDSGEILTPGQKGELTCSNSFPCMPVGFWNDPEGQKYRAAYFDKFPNIWCHGDYVAETENGGMIIYGRSDAVLNPGGVRIGTAEIYRQAEQIDEVIESLVIGQQFEGDVRVVLFVRLREGTVLDSDLADVIRAKIRQNTTPRHVPARIVQVSDIPRTKSGKIVELAVRKVIHGELVKNREALANPEALDLFADLPELKH, from the coding sequence ATGGACTCGGTATCAGAAATTCTGTGGCAGCCTTCTTCTTCAAGAATCGCCAACGCGCACATCACGGCATTTGTCCGTCAAGTTGAGTCAAGAACTGGTCAGTCGCTGCCAGATTACAATGCAGTACATGCCTGGTCAGTGGCTCAACCCTGTGTCTTCTGGGAGTGCCTGTGGGATTTCTGTGGCCTGCCTCCTAGATCACCCGATGAACGCACGGTAGAAAACCGTGATCACATGCCTGGGGCCCGGTGGTTTCCGGACAGCCGGATAAACTTTGCCAGCCACTTGTTGATCCAACGGGCCGATTCACCAGCCATGGTGTTTCGTTCCGAGAATATAGTCAGACGGGTGATCAGCCATGCGGAACTCTATGGGCAGGTGGCTGATATTGCCGCCGCGCTACGGTCAACAGGCGTTGAGGCGGGAGACCGGGTCTGTGCGTTCATGCCGAACATGCCTGAAACCGTCTCCGCTATGCTGGCATCTGCATCGCTGGGCGCTATCTGGTCATCTTGTTCCCCGGATTTTGGCGTCCAGGGTGTGCTCGACAGGTTTGGCCAGATTGAGCCAAAGGTGTTGTTCAGTGCGGATGGCTATTTTTACAACGGCAATGCACATGACTCGCTCGACAAACTGAACGCTATCCGTGCAGGATTACCATCGCTGGAAAAGGTCGTGGTCGTCCCCCTGGTGGCCGATCAACCCGACGTCAGCCGGATCACGAAAGGGGTATTACTGGAGGAATTTCTGGTTCCCGCTGATTCGATAGAATTCAATAAACTGCCATTTAACCATCCCCTCTACATCATGTACTCGTCGGGTACGACGGGGGTTCCGAAAGCGATCATTCACGGTGCTGGCGGTACGCTGCTTCAGCATCTCAAGGAACACAGACTGCATACTGACATCCATCCGGGTGATCGACTGTTTTACTTTACGACCTGTGGTTGGATGATGTGGAACTGGCTCGTGTCGGGTCTTGCCAGTGGCGCGATTCTCGGGCTGTATGATGGATCACCGTTCTACCCTGACGGAAACGCCCTTTTCGATTTTGTATCTGAAGAAAAGATGAACATTTTCGGCACTTCGGCTAAGTTTATTGACGCGGCAAACAAAGCTGGCATTCATCCGACAGAAACACACGATCTGACTGACTTGCGCAGTGTACTTTCCACAGGGTCGCCACTGATGCCGGAAGGTTTCGACTATGTTTACCAGTCGATCAAGGAAGATGTGTGCCTGTCATCGATTTCAGGTGGTACGGATATCGTGTCCTGCTTTGTGCTCGGGAATCCGACACTGCCCGTTCGGCGTGGCGAAATCCAGTGTAAGGGGTTGGGCATGCAGGTGGAGGTCCGGGGCGACTCGGGCGAGATTCTGACACCGGGTCAGAAAGGTGAATTGACCTGTAGTAATTCGTTCCCCTGTATGCCCGTCGGATTCTGGAATGATCCGGAAGGTCAGAAGTATCGTGCAGCCTACTTCGACAAATTTCCGAACATCTGGTGTCACGGGGATTATGTCGCCGAAACTGAAAATGGGGGGATGATTATCTACGGGCGTTCTGATGCAGTCCTTAACCCTGGCGGAGTGCGGATCGGTACAGCCGAGATTTACCGGCAGGCCGAACAGATTGATGAAGTCATCGAAAGCCTGGTGATTGGCCAGCAATTCGAAGGCGATGTCCGAGTTGTCCTGTTTGTGCGTTTAAGAGAAGGAACTGTCCTGGATAGTGATCTTGCTGATGTCATTCGCGCCAAGATTCGACAAAACACAACACCTCGTCATGTGCCGGCGCGTATCGTACAGGTATCTGATATCCCACGCACCAAGAGTGGCAAGATTGTTGAACTTGCGGTTCGAAAAGTCATCCATGGTGAACTGGTGAAAAACCGAGAGGCACTTGCAAACCCGGAGGCACTCGATCTTTTTGCAGATTTGCCGGAACTGAAACATTGA
- a CDS encoding proline--tRNA ligase: MRTSQFLIATLKETPADAEIISHQLMLRAGLIRQVAAGIYNWLPLGHRVLRKVETVVREEMNRSGAQEVLLSAIQPAELWRASGRWEDYGPELLRLTDRHQREFCFGPTHEEVITTLAKSEIRSYRQLPLNLYQIQTKFRDEIRPRFGVMRAREFIMKDAYTFDADAKGMAKSYQTMYDTYQRIFDRLGLETRAVEADSGSIGGSFSHEFHVLADSGEDSIALCSEAGYSANIEKVTLEPSLAGRPSPGTAMGEIDTPGQHTIADLCQFLAIQPQQTVKTLIVAGADGGVVALVLRGDHELNSVKAETLNEIAKPLQMASADDIRRATGSEPGSIGPVGLSFPVVADYSAAVLANFICGANQVDKHLENVNWMRDLPEPAVADIRQAVDGDPCPTDPSKTIHVRRGIEVGHVFQLGTKYSEALGASYLDKSGKAQPMYMGCYGIGITRIVAAAIEQSHDEHGIIWPDPITPFDVGIVPIGLHKSATVASAVERLYTELTSCGFEVLIDDRNERPGVMFSEMDLVGIPHRLVIGERGLKSGTIEYRNRRSGATDDYPFDEVVQALVTLREL; encoded by the coding sequence ATGCGAACTTCCCAGTTTCTGATTGCGACCCTTAAAGAAACCCCAGCCGACGCAGAGATTATCAGTCACCAACTGATGCTCCGAGCCGGACTGATCAGGCAGGTCGCAGCCGGTATCTACAACTGGCTGCCACTGGGTCATCGCGTGCTTCGCAAAGTCGAAACTGTAGTGCGTGAAGAAATGAACAGAAGCGGTGCCCAGGAGGTCCTGCTATCTGCCATCCAACCAGCCGAACTGTGGCGTGCTTCGGGGCGTTGGGAGGACTATGGGCCGGAATTGCTGAGACTGACTGATCGGCATCAACGCGAATTCTGTTTTGGCCCCACCCATGAAGAAGTCATCACTACCCTAGCCAAGTCCGAAATACGTAGCTATCGCCAGCTGCCTCTTAACCTGTACCAGATTCAGACCAAGTTTCGAGATGAAATTCGGCCGCGGTTCGGTGTCATGCGCGCACGTGAATTCATTATGAAAGACGCGTATACGTTTGATGCCGATGCAAAAGGTATGGCCAAAAGTTACCAAACCATGTACGACACTTATCAGCGCATTTTTGATCGCCTGGGATTGGAAACCCGCGCGGTAGAGGCAGACAGCGGCAGCATTGGCGGAAGTTTTTCCCATGAATTCCACGTATTGGCTGATTCGGGGGAAGACTCGATCGCCCTTTGTTCTGAAGCCGGTTATTCAGCAAATATTGAAAAAGTAACCCTGGAGCCATCGCTGGCTGGAAGACCCTCGCCCGGTACGGCGATGGGCGAGATTGACACCCCGGGCCAACACACCATTGCCGATCTATGCCAATTCCTCGCGATTCAGCCCCAACAAACGGTTAAGACCCTGATAGTCGCAGGTGCTGACGGCGGTGTTGTTGCACTCGTTCTTCGCGGCGATCATGAGCTCAATAGCGTAAAAGCAGAGACACTGAACGAGATTGCCAAACCACTGCAGATGGCCAGTGCAGATGATATCCGCAGGGCGACCGGCTCGGAGCCCGGTTCGATTGGTCCGGTAGGGCTCTCGTTTCCTGTTGTTGCTGACTACAGTGCTGCTGTACTCGCAAACTTTATTTGCGGCGCAAACCAGGTCGATAAACACTTGGAAAATGTCAACTGGATGCGCGACCTCCCAGAACCCGCAGTAGCGGATATCAGACAGGCTGTAGATGGCGATCCCTGCCCCACCGATCCGTCAAAGACGATCCATGTACGGCGAGGAATTGAAGTAGGGCACGTCTTTCAGCTGGGCACCAAGTACAGCGAAGCACTGGGGGCCTCCTATCTCGACAAATCGGGCAAAGCGCAGCCGATGTATATGGGCTGTTATGGGATCGGCATCACTCGTATCGTGGCAGCGGCGATCGAGCAGAGCCACGATGAACACGGCATCATATGGCCCGACCCCATCACGCCGTTTGACGTGGGCATCGTGCCCATTGGCCTGCACAAGTCCGCCACCGTCGCTTCTGCAGTTGAGCGGCTTTATACCGAGCTGACAAGCTGCGGATTTGAAGTTCTGATCGACGACCGGAACGAGCGTCCCGGCGTCATGTTTTCAGAGATGGATCTGGTGGGTATTCCGCATCGGCTGGTAATCGGTGAGCGCGGCCTCAAATCCGGGACGATCGAATACCGTAACCGCCGCTCCGGTGCAACTGACGACTATCCATTCGATGAGGTCGTACAAGCGCTCGTGACTTTGCGCGAGCTATAG